Within the Deltaproteobacteria bacterium genome, the region AAGGGCGACCACGATCTCGCCGTTGCGCGCGTACTGGCGCGGTTCGAAAATGGCCAGGTCGCCATCCAGGATTCCAGCGCCCACCATCGAATCGCCCTTGACCCGTAAGGCAAATAGATTCGAGGCATGGTAAAGGGCCGCATCCACCACCAGTGTGCCGTCCCATTCCTGCTGGGCATACATCGGCAGACCGGCGGTGCAGCGCCCGATGACGGGAATCTCCCGCCAGCGCTGCAAAGCCGCCACTTCGCGGGCACGGTTGAGCAGGTAAATGTTGCGGCTGTAACGGCCCTCGCGCTTGACGTAACCCTTCTCTTCCAGGGCCTTCAGATACTGGACTACCGCGGAGTGGCTGACGCCCAGGGCGGCGGCGGTCTGACGCAGGCTGGGCGCCTTTCCATGGTGCGTGATCTCGCCCCGCAGGTATTCGAGAAAAGCCCTTTGTTTTGGAGATAGTTCTGGCAGCATGGCCTCCTCCGTTTCGACTCTGATACTCTAAAGCATACCTCTTTATAATGTAAATGTCAATGTAAATATTAATGTGCATGTATTCTTTACATGAGACGAGAGTATACTAGTTGTTATTTCA harbors:
- the lexA gene encoding transcriptional repressor LexA is translated as MLPELSPKQRAFLEYLRGEITHHGKAPSLRQTAAALGVSHSAVVQYLKALEEKGYVKREGRYSRNIYLLNRAREVAALQRWREIPVIGRCTAGLPMYAQQEWDGTLVVDAALYHASNLFALRVKGDSMVGAGILDGDLAIFEPRQYARNGEIVVALIGGEEATVKRFFLKDNRIELRPENSRYRSKFYEFGEVLIQGKMIGIERGPEQVARL